A stretch of DNA from bacterium:
ATCTCCGACGAGGGCATCTACCTGGCCGCATCCTCGTACTGGCTGCCGCTGGCCGACAAGGCGCTGCACGTCTACCGCCTGAAGGTCGTCACGCCGGCCGGCTGGGAGCCGCTGACCCAGGGCGAACGCACGCTGCACCAGGAGCAGGACGGCCAGCTGACCACCGTGTGGGAGTCCGACGAGCCCTCCGACAGCCTCACCCTGATCGCCAACCGCTACCAGGTGACCGAGCGCGATTTCGGCGGCGTCCTGGGCGCCACCTACTTCCTCGCGGACGAACCGGCGCTGGTCGAGACCTACCTGGAGCGCACCGGCGCCTACCTCGACATGTACCGCGAGATGATCGGCCCGTACCCCTTCAACCGCTTCACCACGGTCGAGAACTGGTTCCCCACGGGCTACGGCATGCCCGGCTGGACCCTGCTCGGCGGCCAGGTGCTGCGCCTGCCGTTCATCCCCACCACGAGCTTCGGCCACGAGATCGCCCACAACTGGTGGGGCAACTCGGTGTTCGTCGACGCCGCGGGCGGCAACTGGTGCGAGGGGCTGACCGTCTACTGCGCCGACTACCACTACAAGGAGCTGGAGTCGCCCGCCGCCGCGCGCGAGTACCGCCGCACCCTGCTGAAGGACTACGCCGCCTACGTGCGCGACGGGCGCGACCTGCCGCTGCGGGACTTCCGCGAGCGCCACAGCGGCGCCACGCGGGCCGTGGGCTACGGCAAGTCGATGATGGTCTTCCACATGATCGACGAGGCGATCGGCCGCGACGCCTTCCTGGCCGCCCTGCGCGAGGTCGCCCGCACGCACCTGTTCCGCGAGGCCGCCTGGGACGACTTCCTGCGGCCTTCGCCACGCACGGCGCCCGCGACCTGACGGCCTTCGGCGAGGCCTGGCTGGGCCGTGCCGGCGCTCCCCTGCTGCGGCTGGAGTCGGCCGTGCGCGACGGCGACCGGGTGACCGCGACGCTGACCCAGGACGTCGCGGCGGGCGAGCCCGCCTGGCCGCTGCGGGTGCCG
This window harbors:
- a CDS encoding M1 family aminopeptidase is translated as MFRSATTLGVLLLAAAATSAGAMPVVRHDVQVRFDLPNHGFEVVDVMTVPAGVDTLLLNAGVSLQSLTRRHPDGAVEEQRPGAAIGETATPDTAVVRLQVNPVGRPLAAGETMQVTLAYAARWRESTADVTFSRENVGREIQGTISDEGIYLAASSYWLPLADKALHVYRLKVVTPAGWEPLTQGERTLHQEQDGQLTTVWESDEPSDSLTLIANRYQVTERDFGGVLGATYFLADEPALVETYLERTGAYLDMYREMIGPYPFNRFTTVENWFPTGYGMPGWTLLGGQVLRLPFIPTTSFGHEIAHNWWGNSVFVDAAGGNWCEGLTVYCADYHYKELESPAAAREYRRTLLKDYAAYVRDGRDLPLRDFRERHSGATRAVGYGKSMMVFHMIDEAIGRDAFLAALREVARTHLFREAAWDDFLRPSPRTAPAT